From Pyrenophora tritici-repentis strain M4 chromosome 1, whole genome shotgun sequence, the proteins below share one genomic window:
- a CDS encoding translation elongation factor EF-1 alpha, whose amino-acid sequence MITGTSQADCAILIIAAGTGEFEAGISKDGQTREHALLAYTLGVKQLIVAINKMDTTKWSEDRYQEIIKETSNFIKKVGYNPKHVPFVPISGFNGDNMIEASPNCPWYKGWEKETKAKATGKTLLEAIDAIDPPSRPTDKPLRLPLQDVYKIGGIGTVPVGRVETGIIKAGMVVTFAPAGVTTEVKSVEMHHEQLVEGVPGDNVGFNVKNVSVKEIRRGNVAGDSKNDPPKGAESFNAQVIVLNHPGQVGAGYAPVLDCHTAHIACKFSELLEKIDRRTGKSVENSPKFIKSGDAAIVKMVPSKPMCVEAFTDYPPLGRFAVRDMRQTVAVGVIKSVVKADKAGKVTKAAQKASKK is encoded by the coding sequence ATGATCACTGGTACCTCCCAGGCTGACTGCGCTATTCTCATCATCGCTGCCGGTACTGGTGAGTTCGAGGCTGGTATCTCCAAAGATGGTCAGACTCGTGAGCACGCTCTGCTCGCCTACACCCTCGGTGTCAAGCAGctcatcgtcgccatcaACAAGATGGACACCACCAAGTGGTCCGAGGACCGTTACCAGGAGATCATCAAGGAGACCTCCAACTTCATCAAGAAGGTCGGATACAACCCCAAGCACGTTCCCTTCGTGCCCATCTCCGGTTTCAACGGTGACAACATGATTGAGGCCTCCCCTAACTGCCCCTGGTACAAGGGTTGGGAGAAGGAGACCAAGGCCAAGGCCACTGGTAAGACCCTCCTTGAGGCTATTGACGCCATCGACCCTCCCAGCCGTCCCACCGACAAGCCCCTCCGTCTTCCCCTCCAGGATGTTTACAAGATTGGTGGTATTGGCACGGTGCCCGTCGGTCGTGTCGAGACCGGTATCATCAAGGCCGGTATGGTCGTCACCTTCGCCCCCGCTGGTGTCACCACTGAAGTCAAGTCCGTCGAGATGCACCACGAGCAGCTTGTCGAAGGTGTTCCTGGTGACAACGTCGGCTTCAACGTCAAGAACGTCTCGGTCAAGGAGATCCGTCGTGGCAACGTTGCCGGTGACTCCAAGAACGACCCCCCCAAGGGTGCCGAGTCCTTCAACGCCCAGGTTATCGTCCTCAACCACCCTGGTCAGGTCGGTGCCGGTTACGCACCAGTCCTCGACTGCCACACTGCCCACATTGCTTGCAAGTTCTCTGAGCTCCTCGAGAAGATTGACCGCCGTACCGGAAAGTCCGTTGAGAACTCCCCCAAGTTCATCAAGTCCGGTGACGCTGCCATCGTCAAGATGGTTCCCTCCAAGCCCATGTGCGTTGAGGCTTTCACTGACTACCCTCCTCTCGGTCGTTTCGCTGTCCGTGACATGCGTCAGACCGTCGCTGTCGGTGTCATCAAGTCCGTCGTCAAGGCCGACAAGGCCGGTAAGGTCACCAAGGCCGCTCAGAAGGCTTCCAAGAAATAA